In the Campylobacter concisus genome, GCTATCAGTATCGATGGACTTAATCAAGCTGAAACACTTTCATCACAGGGATTTAAGGATCTCTTTGAAGGATATGGAAATTTTAACAATACAAGAAATGGCGTAGAGATAGAAAACATCCAGCAAGTAAATATTACAAAAGGAGCAGATAGTATAAAAACCGGCTCAGGTGCACTTGGTGGCTCTGTAATGTTTGAAACAAAAGACGCCAGAGACTATCTTACAGAAAAAGACTGGTTTTACGGCTTTAAAGCACAAAAATCATCAGCCAACGATGAAAAACTATTTTCTCATACGATGGCCGCACGAGCAAAATGGTTTGATATTCTCTTTATCACTACAAAAAGAGATGGTCATGAGATGAAAAACTGGGGTTACAAGACATACGATGATAGCGTGCTTGGCAAAGAGAGAGAAAAACCAGATCCTTATACCATAAATACAGATAGTAGGCTATTTAAATTTGGTGTAAATTTTAATGAAACGAACCGCTTTAGCGTAGGAATCGATAGAAGTACAAAAGAGACAGTAGGTACTGACTGGTCGTATAAATTTGCTCTTTTTCAAAGTGGTAATACAAATGACATAGTCTATAGTACCGACACAAGGCACGTAAATGACAAAAATAAGCGCGAAAATATCTTTTACACATACGAAAACTACGATGAAAATCCACTTTGGGATAGCATGAAGCTAACCTACTCAAAACAAAAGATCCAGCTAAAAGCAAGGACTGATGAGTACTGCGATAAAAATGACTGTCAGGGCCTGCTAAATCCATCAGGATTAAAGTTAAATAACGAAGGTAAACTGGTAGATAAATATGGTGGTGACTTAGAAATGAGACAAGTAGAAAAAGAGCCTTGGCCTGGAGCTGGCTTCACTTTTCCTCAAGATATCGTGTTTGATAGTCATGGAAACGAAGTAGACGAAACATTCTATGGAAGAACACATCGTGGAGTAGATAAACTTCTTGTTGATTGCAACCAGTATGATTGTTCCAAACCTTTAACACTTTTTAATAAAACAACTAAAAAATATGAAACCTACGATCTAACTCCACAAAATATGCCAGATGGCAATGGAAAATATGCAGAACTTACTCCAAAAAATAGATTTGAGGAACTACTTTTGCCAAGAGCTCCAGGATACATTGAAAATAACTGGAAAGACAGGGATCTAAATACCGATACAAAACAGCTAAATTTAGATGCAACAAAGGAATTTAGTCTATTTAAAATGGATCACGCCTTAAAATACGGTGGGCTTTATAATCAAACAGATAAAAGCATGGTAAATAGGCAAGGCTATGAGGCGTATAATAAGGCATGGTGGGCGAAATATTTCTTTGGCATGGCAAACAAAGGCACAGGCTTATCTCAAAACTGGCAACCAGACAAATGTATGCCTCACGGCGGAAATGAGTACAGTACGCTTTGTAGACATGAGGATGATAAATTTAGCTTTTTGATACCTGTTGAGACGAAGACAAAGGCATTTTATCTAGGTGATGATATATCTTTGACTGAAATTTTAAGCGTTGATTTAAACTATAGATTTGACAAAATAACACACAATCCAAGCTACATACCAGGCAAAACACCAAAGTTACCAACTGATCTTTTTGCTGGTGTTTTTATACCTTTTACCATACCACCTGGCACTAGCCCAGAAGAAGCAAAAAGGATAAAAACCAAAAACGCTGAAGAAAATGCACTATATCTAGCAAGTCAAAAGAGAGATTTTACACATCATTCGTATTCACTTGCGACAAATTTTGACCCATTTGAACACATAAGACTTCAGGCAAAATACGCAAATGGCTTTAGAGCTCCAACATCTGATGAAATTTATTTTACTTTTCAGCATCCTGATTTTACGATATTTCCAAATTTAGCCCTTCAGCCTGAGATCGCAAAAACAAAAGAATTTGCTGTAACTCTTCATAACTCGCCTAGCTTTTTTACGATAAATCTCTTTCAAACTGACTATAAAAATTTCATCGATCTAAAGTACATCGGTCGTGGTACGCTAACATACGGTAACGCCGGTAGTAGAATGCCAGTAGAAAAATATCAAAACGTAAATAGAGCAAAGGCTCGCGTAAGAGGTGTTGAGCTAAGTGCAAATCTAGACCTAGAGCAAGTTTATAGTGGACTAAGTGGCTTTAATGTCGGCTATAAATACCTATACCAAAAAGGACGAATGTCAGTAGATGAAAGTGGCAAGCTAGACGCTCCAATGAATGCCATCCAGCCAGCAAAATTTGTCTATAACGTTGGATATCACACCAAAAATAATAAATTTGGAGCAAATCTATATATGACGCACGTAAAAGCAAAACGTCCAGAAGATACTTACAATATCTATGCCAAAGACGATCCAGATGCAAAAAATACTTATGTTAGATATGTCAGTAATACATACAGTCTATTTGATTTTGTAGCATTTTACAGACCGATGAAAAATTTCACATTTACAGCAGGTGTGTATAACATCACAGATAGAAAATACACAAGCTGGGATAGTGCAAGAAGTATAAGAACTTTTGGCACAAATAATATGGTAAATAAAGAAACTGGCAGGGGCCTTGCTAGATTTTACTCACCTGGTAGAAATTTCAAGCTAACATTTGAAATGACGTTTTAATAATTTTATAGCTACCGCAATTTTAGACTTTTGCGGTAGCTTTGTATAGATAAAATTTCACTGTTTTGATGCACTTTTTAAAAAATTTGGGTATAATCCACTTTCTTTTAAACAACACTTAAATCACAATTAGACGATTCGAAAGGAAATTTATGAGCGCCGCAAAAGACTCTTTTTCTCAGATAGAAGAGCTTTTCGCTGAAAATGCAAAAGGCTTTTTAACATACGAAAAATTAGTAAAATTATTAGACAAAGCTCCGACTGCTACGATAGTAAAAAAGATAGAACAACTAGCAAAAACAAATAAAGTCCAGCTCATCACATCTGCTGAGGCCGCAAAGCTTAGAAATTTAGCCGATGCTAAAAAGCGTCAAGAAAACG is a window encoding:
- a CDS encoding TonB-dependent receptor domain-containing protein, coding for MKKTSLVVLFCAGLNLLAQESENIKEVELGGVEVTAEEENVKNKKISEVKKTASELTKQQVSDTRDMVRYDTGVSVVETGRFGSSGYAIRGVDENRVAISIDGLNQAETLSSQGFKDLFEGYGNFNNTRNGVEIENIQQVNITKGADSIKTGSGALGGSVMFETKDARDYLTEKDWFYGFKAQKSSANDEKLFSHTMAARAKWFDILFITTKRDGHEMKNWGYKTYDDSVLGKEREKPDPYTINTDSRLFKFGVNFNETNRFSVGIDRSTKETVGTDWSYKFALFQSGNTNDIVYSTDTRHVNDKNKRENIFYTYENYDENPLWDSMKLTYSKQKIQLKARTDEYCDKNDCQGLLNPSGLKLNNEGKLVDKYGGDLEMRQVEKEPWPGAGFTFPQDIVFDSHGNEVDETFYGRTHRGVDKLLVDCNQYDCSKPLTLFNKTTKKYETYDLTPQNMPDGNGKYAELTPKNRFEELLLPRAPGYIENNWKDRDLNTDTKQLNLDATKEFSLFKMDHALKYGGLYNQTDKSMVNRQGYEAYNKAWWAKYFFGMANKGTGLSQNWQPDKCMPHGGNEYSTLCRHEDDKFSFLIPVETKTKAFYLGDDISLTEILSVDLNYRFDKITHNPSYIPGKTPKLPTDLFAGVFIPFTIPPGTSPEEAKRIKTKNAEENALYLASQKRDFTHHSYSLATNFDPFEHIRLQAKYANGFRAPTSDEIYFTFQHPDFTIFPNLALQPEIAKTKEFAVTLHNSPSFFTINLFQTDYKNFIDLKYIGRGTLTYGNAGSRMPVEKYQNVNRAKARVRGVELSANLDLEQVYSGLSGFNVGYKYLYQKGRMSVDESGKLDAPMNAIQPAKFVYNVGYHTKNNKFGANLYMTHVKAKRPEDTYNIYAKDDPDAKNTYVRYVSNTYSLFDFVAFYRPMKNFTFTAGVYNITDRKYTSWDSARSIRTFGTNNMVNKETGRGLARFYSPGRNFKLTFEMTF